The nucleotide sequence ATTCTTCAGATGCTGATGCTGGAGCCGAACTACATCATCATGGACGAGACCGACTCCGGCCTCGACGTGGACGCCCTCAAAGTCGTCGCCCGAGGCGTGAACAGCCTGCGCGGTCCCAACCTCGGCGGGCTGATCATCACCCACTACCAGAGACTGCTGAACTACATCGTGCCCGACCGGGTTCACATCATCGTAGACGGCCGCGTGGTGCAGTCGGGCGGCCCCGAACTCGCGCAGAAGCTCGATGCGGAAGGCTACGACTGGGTCAAGCAGCTCGCCGTGGCGGGTGCTTGAGCCCTTTCCCTCACCAAGGAGCCTCAACATGACCAATCCCGAAGTTGCCAACATAGGTGCCCAGTACGAGTACGGCTGGAGTAACCCCGAGCGGTACGCCGTCAAGGCGCCCAAGGGTCTATCCCGTGAAGTCGTGGAGATGATCTCGAAGGCCAAGGACGAGCCGCAGTGGATGCTCGACTTTCGCCTCAGGGCCCTTGACATCTTTCTCTCCAAGCCTCTGCCCACCTGGGGCGCGGACCTCAGCGGCCTGAACTTCGACGAGATCTACTACTACATCAAGCCGGAAGGCTACAACGCCCGCTCCTGGGACGACGTGCCCGAGGACGTCAAGCAGACCTTCGAGCGGTTGGGGATCCCCGAAGCCGAGCGCAAGGCGCTGGCGGGCGTCGGCGCGCAGTACGAGAGTGAAATGGTGTACCACAACCTCAAGGAGGAGTGGGAAAAGCTCGGCGTGGTGTTTCTCTCCATCGAGGACGGCCTGAAGCAGTACCCTGACCTCTTCCGCGAGCACTTCGCCACCGTCGTGCCGCCCGAGGACAACAAGTTTGCGGCGATCAACTCCGCCGTGTGGTCGGGTGGGTCCTTTGTGTACGTGCCGAAGGGCGTGAAGGTGGACATTCCCCTTCAGACGTACTTCCGCATCAACGCGGAGTCAAGCGGCCAGTTCGAGCGAACCCTCATCATCGTGGACGAGGGCGCGCAGGCCCACTACATCGAGGGCTGCACCGCGCCGACCTACGCCAGCGACTCCTTCCACTCCGGCGTGATCGAGATCGTGGTGAAGGAGGGGGCCCGTTTCCGCTACTCCACCATTCAGAACTGGTCTCACAACGTCTACAACCTGGTGACTCAGCGCGCCGCCGTCTACAAGAACGGCGTGATGGAATGGGTGGACGGCAACCTGGGCTCCAAGGTCACCATGAAGTACCCCGCCTGCTACCTGCTCGAGGAGGGCGCGCGCGGCGAGGTGCTCAGCATCGCGATGGCGGGCCGCGGCCAGCACCAGGACGCGGGGGCGAAGATCGTGCACTTCGCGCCGCACACCAGCGGCACCATCGTCTCCAAGTCCATCTCCAAGGACTCGGGCCGCAGCAGCTACCGCGGCCTCGTGAAGATCTACGAGGGGGCCAAGGGCAGCAAGACGAACGTCGAGTGTGACGCCCTGCTGCTCGACGAGGAAGCCCGTACCGACACCTACCCCTACATCGAGATCGAGGAAAAGGACGCTTCCGTCGGCCACGAGGCGACCGTCTCCAAGATCAACGACGAGCAGATCCTGTACCTCCAGAGCCGCGGCCTCTCTGAGGACGAGGCGGCGGGCCTGATCGTGCGCGGCTTTATCGAGCCCATCGCCAAGGAACTTCCGCTGGAGTACGCGGTGGAACTCAACCGGCTCATCGAGCTCGAAATGGAAGGCAGCGTCGGCTAAAGGCCACGCACGGCGCGGACGCCTCTCCCCTGGCGTCCGCGCCCCTCTGGAGGAACCATGACCCAATTCACCGACCAACTGGCCCAGTACAGCGGTCCCGATTGGCTGACCGCCAAGCGGCGCGAGTCGCTGGAACTCTTCAATCAGCTCGAAGTCCCCTCCGAACATGTGGAAGCCTGGAAGTACACCCGTGTGGACGTGGACTTCGGCGAGCTGCGCCCCCACCCCAAGCGCGAGCGGGTCACCGACATCGCCGCGCTGCCGCAGAGCGTGCAAAAGCGCCTGACGAGCACCGACGTGGGCGCGTACCTCGTGCTGGACGGCCCGGACGTGGTGTACGCGACCGAGCTGCCCAGTGACCTGCGCGAGAAGGGCGTGATCTTTACTGACCTGAAAACAGCGGTCGAGCAGCACGCGGGACTGGTGCAGCAGTACCTCTACAGCGTGGTGCCGGCGGAAGTGCCCGACGACACCACCCTCGCTGCGCCCGGCACCACGCCCAGCAAGTCCCCCGATCCCAGCGAGGGCAAGTTCAGCGCCCTGGCGGCGGCCCTGTGGACGAACGGCGCCTTTGTGTACGTGCCGCGCGGGGTGGAGGTGGAATTGCCCCTGGGCTCCTTTCGGGTGATGAGCGAGGCAGGCACCTACACCGCGACCCGTACCCTGGTGGTGGCGGAGGAGAACGCGCAGGTCACCTTTATCGACGAGCAGGATTCAGAAGACCTGCCCGGCACGTACGCGATCGGCGCGGTGGAACTCGTCGTGAAGCAGGGGGCGCGCCTTCGTTACGTCTCCATCCAGAACTGGGGCAAGGGGGTCACGCACATCCAGCGCCAGCGCGGCGACGTTCACCGCGACGCGACCCTCAACAGCCTGGTGGTCACGATGGGCGGGACCCTCAGCCGCACCGAGATGCAGTCTTACCTGCGCGGCCAGGGCAGCGA is from Deinococcus sp. YIM 77859 and encodes:
- the sufB gene encoding Fe-S cluster assembly protein SufB gives rise to the protein MTNPEVANIGAQYEYGWSNPERYAVKAPKGLSREVVEMISKAKDEPQWMLDFRLRALDIFLSKPLPTWGADLSGLNFDEIYYYIKPEGYNARSWDDVPEDVKQTFERLGIPEAERKALAGVGAQYESEMVYHNLKEEWEKLGVVFLSIEDGLKQYPDLFREHFATVVPPEDNKFAAINSAVWSGGSFVYVPKGVKVDIPLQTYFRINAESSGQFERTLIIVDEGAQAHYIEGCTAPTYASDSFHSGVIEIVVKEGARFRYSTIQNWSHNVYNLVTQRAAVYKNGVMEWVDGNLGSKVTMKYPACYLLEEGARGEVLSIAMAGRGQHQDAGAKIVHFAPHTSGTIVSKSISKDSGRSSYRGLVKIYEGAKGSKTNVECDALLLDEEARTDTYPYIEIEEKDASVGHEATVSKINDEQILYLQSRGLSEDEAAGLIVRGFIEPIAKELPLEYAVELNRLIELEMEGSVG
- the sufD gene encoding Fe-S cluster assembly protein SufD; protein product: MTQFTDQLAQYSGPDWLTAKRRESLELFNQLEVPSEHVEAWKYTRVDVDFGELRPHPKRERVTDIAALPQSVQKRLTSTDVGAYLVLDGPDVVYATELPSDLREKGVIFTDLKTAVEQHAGLVQQYLYSVVPAEVPDDTTLAAPGTTPSKSPDPSEGKFSALAAALWTNGAFVYVPRGVEVELPLGSFRVMSEAGTYTATRTLVVAEENAQVTFIDEQDSEDLPGTYAIGAVELVVKQGARLRYVSIQNWGKGVTHIQRQRGDVHRDATLNSLVVTMGGTLSRTEMQSYLRGQGSDSEMLGLYFAAEDQHFDHYTLQHHAAAHAHSDLLYKGVNADQSVGVFSGMIKVDLGAQKTDAYQKHRTLMLSSEAQNYSVPQLEINANDVRCSHGSTTGPVDQEALFFLRSRGIRREIAEKMLVTAFLEDVLSRVPLQSVVKYIEGIIAEKVGAA